The Mycolicibacterium parafortuitum nucleotide sequence GTCCGCTCAGCGGACACTCCCCCGAAGGCAGGGCGGTTCTCGGTGTTAGCCTCGTGCGCCGCCGACGCATGCCCGGCGGTCGCGTGAGGAGCAGGCGATGACCCGTGTATCCGCCCTGGCGAACACTGTTGCGGCGACCGCGATCTGCGGCGCGGCGTGGGGTGCACCCAGCGCAGCAGCCGAGAACCCGGACTGGGGACTCAACGGCACCTACATCGCCACCTCCAACGGTGAATGGGCCAGGAAGAACGAGGTCTTCACCGACCTTCCCAGCCTGCGCAGCACCTGGACGGTCCGCACCCAGTGCAGCTACCCCGGCGAGTGCACCGGCACCGTCGACAGCGAATGGGGCTGGAGCGCACCGATCTACGCCAAGAGCAGCGTGTGGTACGTCAAGCACACCATCGAGGACTGGGTGCCGTGCCCCGACGGCACCACCGCACCCGGGCTGCAGGTGTTCCGGTTCAAGGCGATGAACGCCGAAGGCGCGGTGGCCGATCCGACGTCGACCACGCTGGTCGGCGAGGACGTCACCACCAGCCCCAGCGGTGCCTGCGGGGTGAGCCGGCCGGTCTACATCAACATGCCGTTCAAACTCGTCAAGGTCGGCTGAGCGGGCTCTCCCGCACGGTCGCCCCACGCTCACCGCACACTTACCGCGGCAGCAGGTCCTGCCAGCTCTCCGGTTGTCCGGCAGCGATATCCGACTGGGTGAACACCGTTCCGTCCGGGGCCGCGACCTGACCGGTCTCCGGGTTGTACGTCGCGACCGCGACCGGCGCATCGCCTGTCACAGCGGCCGGTGCGGACGCCGGGGCGGCGGGGGCCGGGGCTGCGGGCGCGGGCGGGGCTGCGGGCGCGGGCGGCGGGGTGCCCTCGACCGGCCCGAAGATCTGATCGTTGAAGCTGACGCGGTCATCCGGGGCCACGCCCTGGGCGATCAGCGCCGGGTCGATCGGGTACGGGCCCAGCACGTGCTGGCGCATCGCGAGCGGCTCGAAAGGCCGGTCGCTCTCGCAGATCTCGACGGTCGGCGCCCGCTTGCCCGGGTTCTCCATGCACGGGAAGTTCCTGGTGCCGCGCACGCCGATCGGCGAATCCTGGGGCAGCTTGCAGTACAGGCCGTCCGGGGTGTCCACATCGGTCAGGTCGGCCGGTGAGCGCCACGACGACGGCGGCAGGAAGCCGACCGTGCACGCGGGCGGGTCACCGAGGGTGAGGCTGAACTCGGACAGCGCCATCCCGGTCGGGTTGTTCAACGACGATCCGTAGGACTGGGTGGCGGCCAGGTACGGCGGCAGCAGAACCAGCAGCTGCTCGAGTGACGGGTGGTAGGCGACCCCGACCTGACCGACGGTGGTCAGATTGGCCAGCAGCACGGGCAGCGTCGGCTTGAGGTCGGTGAGCAGCCGGGACGCCTCATCGGCCGCCCCGGGCCCGCTCTGCAGGATGGTCCGCACGGCGGGGTCGTCGTCGGCGATCTGGCCGCTGATCCCGGCCAGGCTGCGCGCCCATGTGGTGATCGCGTCGGACTTCTCGGCCTGCCCGTCGAGAAGGGGCCTGCCGTCCTCG carries:
- a CDS encoding MCE family protein; translated protein: MLTRFVRIQLIIFTIASVVGLGAMVFVYLQAPVLLGIGRMTVTLKLPNTGGLYQFSNVTYRGIEVGKVTGITPDRDGVTVTMSLKSASKIPADLKAHVRSVSAVGEQYVDLEPRTDDGPYLQNGSVIVADGSSIPQPVGPMLDQMSALVDSIPTGTLSGLLDESFDALNGSGYELGALFDASSQLAADANASGEKFRTLIEDGRPLLDGQAEKSDAITTWARSLAGISGQIADDDPAVRTILQSGPGAADEASRLLTDLKPTLPVLLANLTTVGQVGVAYHPSLEQLLVLLPPYLAATQSYGSSLNNPTGMALSEFSLTLGDPPACTVGFLPPSSWRSPADLTDVDTPDGLYCKLPQDSPIGVRGTRNFPCMENPGKRAPTVEICESDRPFEPLAMRQHVLGPYPIDPALIAQGVAPDDRVSFNDQIFGPVEGTPPPAPAAPPAPAAPAPAAPASAPAAVTGDAPVAVATYNPETGQVAAPDGTVFTQSDIAAGQPESWQDLLPR